A single genomic interval of Oryzias latipes chromosome 3, ASM223467v1 harbors:
- the senp8 gene encoding sentrin-specific protease 8, with product MDPVVLSYQDSLLRRSDVSLLEGPHWLNDQVIGFAFEYYAAERFRVLGGAVIFISPEVTQFIKCASCPDELALFLEPLNLTAHSWVFLAVNDNSSQTAGGSHWSLLLYHHSSNHFAHYDSQNGSNSLHARRIASKLEPFLGPGRKALFMEEPCPPQQNSYDCGMYVICIAEALCESIRAEGSPRLPVQVLTPAYITQKRAEWRRLIQSLAQNDLCCSLTFP from the coding sequence ATGGATCCTGTGGTTCTGAGCTACCAGGACAGCCTGTTGCGGCGCTCCGACGTGTCCCTCCTGGAGGGGCCGCACTGGCTCAATGACCAGGTCATCGGTTTTGCCTTTGAGTATTACGCTGCTGAGCGCTTCCGCGTCCTGGGAGGTGCCGTCATCTTCATCAGCCCGGAGGTCACCCAGTTCATCAAGTGTGCCTCCTGTCCCGACGAGCTGGCGCTCTTCCTGGAGCCGCTGAACCTCACCGCTCACAGCTGGGTCTTCCTCGCCGTCAACGACAACTCCAGCCAGACGGCCGGAGGCTCCCACTGGAGCCTCCTGCTCTACCACCACAGCTCCAACCACTTTGCACACTATGACTCTCAGAACGGCAGCAACTCGCTGCACGCTCGGCGCATCGCCAGCAAGCTGGAGCCGTTTCTGGGCCCGGGGAGGAAAGCTCTGTTCATGGAGGAGCCCTGCCCGCCGCAGCAGAACAGCTATGACTGTGGCATGTATGTCATCTGCATCGCGGAGGCCTTGTGCGAGAGCATCAGAGCGGAGGGCTCGCCGCGCCTTCCCGTGCAGGTCCTCACGCCGGCCTACATTACCCAGAAACGGGCAGAGTGGCGCAGACTGATCCAGAGTTTGGCTCAGAACGACCTGTGCTGCTCGCTGACCTTCCCTTAG